In a genomic window of Lycium ferocissimum isolate CSIRO_LF1 chromosome 9, AGI_CSIRO_Lferr_CH_V1, whole genome shotgun sequence:
- the LOC132031633 gene encoding DNA cross-link repair protein PSO2/SNM1, with product MANSSNPKTLNKTQSLDDDDFQDPSPSQLHFPRIAALKPLRPYNSTKKPKQHSSHVGSKGKENFVLLGKCALNSGPGYQLDSSRPTKKPKQQPAVVKKADGNEKNIEFEDLDLGHELDSSCPTKKPKQQPVSDEKDCLAPVVEKSDENGKKSGSDFEDLDLCHGLDSIESTIDCCSGAQKTTNNEEELKRGYLFKSIEARLLNSNGGFEEKKEEELEEESELDLLLKLCGEEDEVDVDLHSQEECLGLDDECGRVCCPLCGVDISDLSGEMRQVHTNECLDKEETPTNVVTTNNDVSFQSPGQVLNNSPCQSPKEVVHVSPVVEWLRNLGLAKYEEIFVREEIDWDTLKSLTEEDLFGIGVTALGPRKKIVNSIMELRKETAEEKVARQDVTKNVPVDAGTKPSKLITDYFICPVSERKKVCATGREQTEVGKTCSIASRKRIQKKNPAKSAKSKDIPVWCSIPGTPFRVDAFKYLRRDCSHWFLSHFHLDHYQGLTKSFCHGKIYCSSITAKLVNLKIGIPWDMIQVLPINQKINIAGIDVTCFDANHCPGSLIILFEPPNGKAVLHTGDFRFCEEMTRNSILQTCGVHTLILDTTYCDPQYDFPKQEAVIQFIIESIQAETFNSKTLFLIGSYTIGKERVFVEVARALQKKVYVNASKLRILECLGFTEEEMQFFTSNEQESQIHVVPMWTLASFKRLKYVSNQYAGRYSLIVAFSPTGWSFGKGKKKSTGSRWQQGTIIRYEVPYSEHSSFSELKEFVKFVSPVNIIPSVNNHGPESSSAMVSRLVD from the exons ATGGCCAACTCTTCCAACCCTAAAACCCTAAACAAAACCCAATCCCTCGACGACGACGATTTTCAAGATCCATCTCCTTCTCAGCTCCATTTTCCAAGAATTGCAGCCCTTAAGCCTCTTAGACCTTATAATAGTACCAAGAAGCCAAAACAACATTCATCACATGTTGGCAGTAAGGGCAAGGAGAACTTTGTTCTTCTTGGAAAGTGTGCTTTGAATTCGGGTCCGGGTTATCAGTTGGATAGTTCGCGTCCTACCAAGAAGCCGAAACAACAGCCAGCCGTTGTTAAAAAGGCTGATGGAAATGAAAAGAACATAGAATTTGAGGATTTGGATTTGGGTCATGAGTTGGATAGTTCTTGTCCTACAAAAAAGCCGAAACAACAGCCAGTAAGTGATGAAAAGGACTGTCTTGCCCCTGTTGTTGaaaaatctgatgaaaatggaaagaaatCGGGGTCTGATTTTGAGGATTTGGATTTGTGTCATGGATTGGATAGCATAGAGTCAACTATAGATTGTTGTTCTGGGGCCCAAAAGACGACGAATAATGAGGAAGAATTAAAGAGGGGCTATTTGTTTAAGTCGATAGAGGCTAGGTTGCTTAATTCAAATGGTGGGTTcgaagagaaaaaggaagaggaaTTGGAGGAGGAATCGGAGCTTGATTTGTTGCTCAAGTTATGTGGTGAGGAGGATGAAGTGGATGTTGATTTGCATAGCCAAGAAGAGTGTTTGGGATTAGACGATGAATGTGGTCGCGTTTGTTGTCCGCTTTGTGGAGTCGATATTTCGGATTTGAGTGGTGAAATGAGACAGGTTCATACTAATGAGTGTCTTGACAAAGAGGAGACTCCAACTAAT GTGGTTACTACCAATAATGATGTATCTTTTCAGAGTCCTGGGCAAGTGCTCAATAATTCCCCATGTCAATCTCCTAAAGAGGTTGTCCACGTGTCTCCTGTCGTTGAATGGTTACGAAATCTTGGACTTGCTAAATATGAAGAAATCTTTGTTCGGGAAGAGATTGATTGGGACACTTTAAAATCCTTGACAGAAGAG GATTTATTTGGCATTGGTGTCACTGCTCTTGGTCCTAGGAAAAAGATTGTTAACTCTATTATGGAGCTAAGAAAGGAAACTGCCGAGGAAAAAGTAGCTCGACAAGATGTTACAAAAAATGTACCTGTTGATGCTGGTACTAAACCAAGCAAGTTGATAAcagattattttatttgtcctgtttcggaaagaaagaaagtttgtGCTACTGGTAGGGAACAAACCGAGGTCGGAAAAACTTGTTCAATTGCTTCCCGTAAAAGAATTCAGAAGAAAAATCCAGCCAAGAGTGCAAAATCTAAAGATATTCCCGTATGGTGTTCTATACCAGGAACACCATTCCGAGTG GATGCTTTCAAGTACTTGAGAAGAGATTGTTCTCATTGGTTCCTCAGCCACTTCCATTTAGATC ATTATCAAGGCCTCACTAAGTCCTTCTGTCATGGAAAAATTTATTGTTCCTCAATTACGGCAAAGCTTGTTAATCTGAAGATCGGAATCCCATGGGACATGATACAAGTTTTACCCATCAACCAGAAGATCAACATTGCAGGGATTGATGTCACATGCTTTGATGCAAACCATTGCCCGGGTTCCCTAATAATCCTTTTTGAGCCACCCAATGGTAAG GCTGTCCTGCACACGGGGGATTTTCGATTTTGTGAAGAAATGACAAGGAATTCAATCTTGCAGACTTGTGGTGTCCACACTCTCATCTTAGATACTACATACTGTGACCCTCAG TATGACTTTCCCAAACAGGAGGCTGTTATTCAGTTTATTATTGAATCAATACAAGCTGAAACATTCAACTCGAAGACCTTGTTTCTCATTGGTAGCTATACTATAG GAAAAGAGAGGGTATTTGTTGAGGTTGCTCGTGCTCTGCAGAAGAAAGTCTATGTCAATGCATCAAAGCTACGCATTTTGGAGTGTCTGGGTTTTACTGAAGAAGAAATGCAGTTTTTCACATCAAATGAGCAGGAGAGCCAAATTCATGTTGTGCCTATGTGGACATTGGCTAGCTTCAAAAGGTTGAAGTATGTTTCTAATCAGTACGCG GGTCGGTACAGTCTAATAGTTGCTTTCTCTCCAACTGGTTGGTCATTtggtaaaggaaagaagaagtCAACTGGAAGCAGGTGGCAGCAGGGGACCATCATCAG GTATGAAGTACCATACAGCGAACATAGCAGCTTTTCAGAACTCAAAGAGTTCGTTAAGTTTGTATCTCCTGTTAACATCATCCCTAGTGTAAATAATCATGGACCTGAATCCAGCAGCGCAATGGTCTCACGCCTCGTGGACTGA